A single genomic interval of Lepidochelys kempii isolate rLepKem1 chromosome 13, rLepKem1.hap2, whole genome shotgun sequence harbors:
- the RGS19 gene encoding regulator of G-protein signaling 19 isoform X2: MPTVYEAGKQYTGPESTERPLSMSRHETSPTTVQPAGNGRPNACCFCWCCCCSCSWNEDRERAWRASRDTQLETVPNCEACLKPTPDEVQGWAQSFDKLMKNPAGRNVFREFLRTEYSEENMLFWLACEELKNECNKHTIDEKARMIYEDYISILSPKEVSLDSRVREVINKKMQEPSTHTFDDAQLQIYTLMHRDSYPRFLNSAIYKALLQSISRSSSES, translated from the exons ATGCCGACTGTCTATGAAGCTGGGAAGCAG TACACGGGACCTGAGTCCACAGAGAGACCCCTTTCGATGTCCCGGCATGAGACCTCTCCGACGACGGTGCAGCCGGCTGGCAACGGCCGCCCCAACgcctgctgcttctgctggtgctgctgctgcagctgctcgtG GAACGAAGATCGGGAGCGAGCGTGGCGGGCGTCCCGAGACACCCAACTGGAGACCGTTCCAAACTGTGAAGCTTG CCTCAAGCCAACTCCCGACGAagtgcagggctgggcccagtcATTCGACAAGCTGATGAAGAACCCAGCGGGCAGGAACGTGTTCCGGGAATTCTTACGGACTGAGTACAGCGAGGAGAACATGCTCTTTTGGTTAGCATGTGAGGAACTCAAAAACGAGTGCAACAAGCACACCATCGACGAGAAGGCCAGAATGATCTACGAGGACTACATCTCCATCCTCTCACCCAAGGAG gtgAGCCTGGATTCCCGGGTGCGCGAAGTCATCAACAAGAAGATGCAGGAGCCCTCGACACACACCTTCGACGACGCGCAGCTACAGATCTACACCCTCATGCACAGAGACTCCTATCCCCGCTTCCTGAACTCTGCCATATACAAGGCGCTGCTGCAGAGCATCTCGCGGTCGTCCTCGGAGTCCTAA